The following proteins are encoded in a genomic region of Candidatus Cloacimonadota bacterium:
- a CDS encoding flavin reductase, translating into MNLKTLQKISYGLYIIGSRIGNKLNGQIANSVIQITSQPPTIAISINKENFTHECIMKSKYFAISILSQDATMKLIGNFGFKCGKDFDKFADVKYKIGSTGSPIVLENTIGYLECELVNSTDVGTHTIFIGKVVNAEMLIQEQQMTYDYYHKVLRGKAPKTAPTYFDPTIKTSKKAVKVMKKYVCTVCGYVYDPEVGDPDSGIEPGTSFEDIPEDWVCPVCGISKDMFEEEV; encoded by the coding sequence ATGAATCTAAAAACCTTACAAAAAATCAGTTACGGACTTTATATTATTGGTTCCAGAATTGGAAACAAACTGAATGGACAAATCGCAAATTCGGTAATCCAAATTACTTCTCAACCACCGACTATTGCCATTAGTATCAACAAGGAAAATTTTACACATGAATGTATAATGAAAAGCAAATATTTTGCAATATCAATCCTGTCTCAAGACGCAACAATGAAATTGATTGGAAATTTTGGTTTCAAATGCGGGAAAGATTTCGATAAATTTGCGGATGTAAAATATAAAATCGGTAGCACTGGCTCTCCCATCGTTTTGGAAAATACCATCGGATATTTGGAATGTGAACTTGTAAACAGTACGGATGTTGGAACTCATACGATTTTTATTGGTAAAGTTGTGAACGCCGAAATGCTAATTCAAGAACAACAGATGACTTATGATTATTATCACAAGGTATTAAGAGGTAAGGCACCAAAAACAGCACCAACCTATTTTGACCCAACAATAAAAACATCAAAGAAAGCGGTAAAAGTAATGAAAAAGTATGTATGTACGGTATGTGGATATGTATATGATCCGGAAGTAGGTGATCCTGATTCGGGAATTGAACCCGGAACTTCATTTGAAGATATACCCGAAGATTGGGTATGTCCGGTTTGCGGAATCAGTAAAGATATGTTTGAAGAGGAGGTTTAA
- a CDS encoding four helix bundle protein, with protein sequence MRDFRKQKVWHKAHHFTLEIYRITKNFPSNEIYGIISQIRRATVSIPNNIAEGCGRNSEADLKWFFTISMGSASEVEYLFLLSNDLNYLSKTEYENLNRKIIEIKKMLSSYIVKLRPKTRLKC encoded by the coding sequence ATGCGAGATTTTAGAAAACAGAAGGTTTGGCACAAGGCACATCACTTTACGCTGGAGATTTATCGCATTACAAAGAATTTTCCTTCCAATGAAATATATGGAATTATTAGTCAAATTCGCAGAGCTACCGTTTCCATTCCAAACAATATCGCAGAAGGATGTGGCAGAAATTCCGAAGCAGATTTAAAATGGTTTTTTACCATTTCGATGGGATCTGCTTCTGAAGTAGAATATCTTTTTTTGCTTTCTAATGATTTGAATTATCTTTCTAAAACCGAATATGAAAACCTAAATAGAAAAATAATTGAAATAAAGAAAATGCTTTCATCATATATTGTAAAATTACGACCAAAAACAAGGCTGAAATGCTGA